A genomic region of Fundidesulfovibrio terrae contains the following coding sequences:
- a CDS encoding tetratricopeptide repeat-containing diguanylate cyclase, translating into MRQSTPPKRPLGVSLTRRDLIAGEHALKDALQAFVPFKSYSLYFPPSDADAGTLTAEYLRGEQKLLLPLTLDGELLGMFMAKGAKGVQAKMLPLLSRAAALCLENLLLSKACRTDAVTGLDNRASLMRAMEREIELVQACILPGSASCLDAPGEARGSFGLALFDVDFFSWVNQGYGYLFGESLLAKLGALLAEKAPDGALCARLGEDVFAVLLPGASPARCQELAESFRAAVAEEIYEYPVNGERVRLTVSAGFAVYPRDLHGGQLAAPVGEAARILVQKARKTLACAKDLGRDQVMSFSKLLREGGQVLECLPLGRLAVSLGRGVDAKEGQRFLVWSPRFDGAHALVRGGDHRVSGRYPAMVKGEIILMETQEDVSFAEVLHLTDASWTIEPGDRLLLAQEPEDLFAADSEPAAPPQRDMVSGLLGHRDFIRHISLAREAQSVFTLALIRLPEPGKERQLQGGSPAEARVQEVTALCREFFGQDAQGGRFSTGSLILFVPGHDPLVLKERFAAFMEQAEARLGLKLAVGLAGYPFLNFGKADVLENCRKALDHSLLIAQGRKLAVFDSISLTISADRLFTLGDVYGAVEDYKLALLADEENLLARNSLGICLARLGRMAQAKAEFERVLAKDPRNIMALYNLGHACHRLGEEAAARKAFQRCLKLNTQDVYSLLRLGRMAEEAGKLANARKYYEKAAALPSGKELTVRHLARVELASGHAEKAREYLHQALLHDPKDAFSLNLLARMYLDGGEDPAIAEALARQSAALRPDQKQFWKDLARALEKQGKVEEARQALARA; encoded by the coding sequence ATGCGACAGAGCACCCCCCCCAAGCGCCCCCTGGGAGTCAGCCTCACCCGCCGCGACCTCATCGCCGGGGAGCACGCCCTCAAGGACGCCCTGCAGGCTTTCGTCCCCTTCAAGTCCTACAGCCTGTACTTCCCGCCGTCGGACGCCGACGCCGGGACGCTGACTGCCGAATACCTGCGGGGCGAGCAGAAGCTCCTGCTGCCGCTGACGCTTGACGGCGAGCTTCTGGGGATGTTCATGGCCAAAGGGGCCAAGGGCGTGCAGGCGAAAATGCTGCCGCTTCTCTCTCGGGCGGCCGCGCTCTGCCTGGAGAACCTGCTGCTTTCCAAGGCCTGCCGCACCGACGCGGTCACGGGCCTGGACAACCGGGCCAGCCTCATGCGGGCCATGGAACGCGAAATCGAGCTGGTGCAGGCCTGCATCCTGCCCGGCTCGGCCAGCTGTCTGGACGCTCCGGGCGAGGCGCGCGGCAGTTTCGGGCTTGCGCTCTTCGACGTGGATTTCTTCTCCTGGGTGAACCAAGGGTACGGCTACCTCTTCGGCGAGTCGCTGCTGGCCAAGCTCGGCGCGCTGCTGGCCGAGAAGGCGCCGGACGGCGCCCTCTGCGCGCGCCTGGGCGAGGACGTGTTCGCGGTGCTCCTGCCCGGGGCCTCCCCTGCCCGCTGCCAGGAACTGGCCGAGTCCTTCCGCGCCGCCGTGGCCGAGGAGATCTACGAATACCCGGTCAACGGCGAGCGGGTGCGCCTCACGGTGAGCGCCGGTTTCGCGGTCTATCCCCGCGACCTGCACGGCGGGCAGCTGGCCGCCCCGGTGGGCGAGGCCGCGCGCATCCTGGTGCAGAAGGCCCGCAAGACCCTGGCCTGCGCCAAGGACCTGGGCCGCGACCAGGTCATGAGCTTCTCGAAGCTCCTGCGCGAGGGAGGGCAGGTGCTGGAATGCCTGCCGCTCGGCCGCCTGGCGGTCAGCCTGGGACGGGGCGTGGACGCCAAGGAGGGCCAGCGCTTCCTGGTGTGGTCCCCGCGCTTCGACGGGGCGCACGCCCTGGTGCGCGGCGGAGACCACCGGGTGTCCGGGCGCTATCCGGCCATGGTCAAGGGCGAGATCATCCTCATGGAGACCCAGGAGGACGTGAGCTTCGCCGAGGTGCTGCACCTGACCGACGCCTCCTGGACCATCGAACCCGGCGACCGGCTGCTTCTGGCCCAGGAACCCGAGGACCTCTTCGCGGCCGACTCCGAGCCCGCAGCGCCGCCGCAGCGCGACATGGTCAGCGGGCTGCTCGGCCACCGCGACTTCATCCGCCACATCAGCCTGGCCCGCGAGGCCCAGAGCGTGTTCACCCTGGCGCTCATCCGCCTGCCCGAGCCGGGCAAGGAACGCCAGCTCCAAGGCGGCTCTCCGGCCGAGGCCCGCGTGCAGGAGGTCACGGCCCTGTGCCGCGAGTTCTTCGGCCAGGACGCCCAGGGCGGGCGCTTCTCCACCGGCAGCCTGATCCTCTTCGTGCCCGGCCACGATCCCCTGGTGCTCAAGGAGCGCTTCGCCGCCTTCATGGAGCAGGCCGAAGCCCGCCTCGGGCTCAAGCTGGCCGTGGGGCTGGCCGGATATCCGTTCCTGAATTTCGGCAAGGCCGACGTGCTGGAGAACTGCCGCAAGGCCCTGGACCATTCGCTGCTCATCGCACAGGGGCGAAAGCTCGCCGTGTTCGACTCCATCTCGCTCACCATCAGCGCCGACCGGCTCTTCACCCTGGGCGACGTGTACGGGGCCGTGGAGGACTACAAGCTGGCCCTGCTGGCCGACGAGGAGAACCTGCTGGCGCGCAATTCGCTGGGCATCTGCCTGGCCAGGCTCGGACGCATGGCCCAGGCCAAGGCCGAGTTCGAACGGGTGCTCGCCAAGGACCCGCGCAACATCATGGCCCTGTACAACCTGGGCCACGCCTGCCACCGCCTGGGAGAGGAAGCCGCGGCGCGCAAGGCCTTCCAGCGCTGCCTGAAGCTCAACACCCAGGATGTGTACAGCCTGCTCCGCCTCGGGCGCATGGCCGAGGAAGCCGGAAAGCTGGCCAACGCGCGCAAGTATTACGAGAAGGCGGCGGCCCTGCCCTCGGGCAAGGAGCTCACCGTGCGTCACCTGGCGAGGGTGGAGCTGGCCTCGGGCCACGCCGAGAAGGCCAGGGAGTACCTGCACCAAGCCCTGCTGCACGACCCCAAGGACGCGTTTTCGCTGAACCTGCTGGCCCGGATGTACCTGGACGGCGGCGAGGACCCGGCCATCGCCGAGGCCCTGGCGCGGCAGAGCGCGGCTCTCCGGCCCGACCAGAAGCAGTTCTGGAAGGACCTGGCCCGGGCGCTGGAGAAGCAGGGGAAGGTTGAGGAGGCGCGGCAGGCCTTAGCGCGGGCGTAA
- a CDS encoding metal-sensitive transcriptional regulator has product MGCEKCSKEAATDRKMTARVKRIAGQVAGIERMLDDRRYCVDILNQISAVRSALDALGVELLTRHLESCVLGHGSGTEHEKARPMTQPELLDEVKTALSRFLK; this is encoded by the coding sequence ATGGGCTGCGAGAAATGTTCGAAAGAGGCCGCGACGGACAGGAAGATGACCGCGCGGGTCAAGCGCATCGCCGGGCAGGTGGCGGGAATCGAGCGCATGCTGGATGACCGGCGCTATTGTGTGGACATCCTGAACCAGATCTCAGCCGTGCGCTCGGCTCTCGACGCCCTGGGAGTGGAGCTCCTGACCAGGCATCTGGAAAGCTGCGTGCTGGGTCACGGCAGCGGAACCGAGCACGAAAAAGCCCGGCCCATGACCCAGCCGGAACTGCTGGACGAAGTCAAAACCGCCTTGTCGCGATTTTTGAAATAG
- a CDS encoding MCP four helix bundle domain-containing protein has product MRVLRFVPDRVLAGLVACMAVSVLATAAQAQSLQAKYAERLREISLITSMESSLFAASEAEKLAVMADTDEASVEFADKATAIANAIEKARQELSELVKQGKLDKEAALLADFSTCWTEFRKLDKEILDLAVKNTNIKAARLSQGKARELVAAFADCLNRVLSGPQGATPDPAARVLADKALIAVQQVQILHSPHIDESGASRMDALEAEMRSREAEARDALSRFSGLPGASGVKECGAILEEYAQVTASIVALSRQNTNLDSLRLSLSRKRSATASCSEILAALKKTAFDRGFKATR; this is encoded by the coding sequence ATGCGTGTGCTCCGTTTTGTCCCGGATCGCGTCCTGGCCGGACTGGTTGCCTGCATGGCCGTATCCGTCCTGGCGACAGCCGCCCAGGCCCAGTCGCTGCAGGCCAAGTACGCGGAGCGCCTGCGCGAGATCAGCCTGATCACGTCCATGGAGTCGTCCCTGTTCGCGGCCTCGGAAGCCGAGAAGCTCGCGGTCATGGCCGACACCGACGAGGCGTCGGTGGAATTCGCGGACAAGGCCACGGCCATCGCCAACGCCATCGAGAAGGCCCGGCAGGAGCTGTCCGAGCTGGTCAAGCAGGGCAAGCTGGACAAGGAAGCCGCGCTGCTGGCCGACTTCAGCACCTGCTGGACGGAATTCCGCAAGCTGGACAAGGAAATCCTCGATCTTGCGGTGAAGAATACCAACATCAAGGCGGCGCGGCTCTCCCAGGGCAAGGCCAGGGAGCTCGTGGCCGCCTTCGCGGACTGCCTGAACCGGGTCCTGTCCGGTCCACAGGGGGCGACGCCCGATCCTGCGGCCCGGGTGCTGGCGGACAAGGCCCTGATCGCCGTGCAGCAGGTGCAGATCCTGCATTCTCCGCACATCGACGAATCGGGCGCGTCCCGCATGGACGCCCTGGAGGCGGAAATGCGGTCGCGCGAAGCCGAGGCCCGGGACGCCCTGTCCCGGTTTTCCGGCCTGCCGGGCGCAAGTGGCGTCAAGGAGTGCGGGGCCATCCTGGAGGAGTACGCCCAGGTCACGGCCTCCATCGTGGCCCTGTCGCGCCAGAACACCAACCTGGATTCGCTGCGCCTGTCGCTCAGCCGCAAGCGCTCGGCCACGGCCAGCTGCTCGGAGATACTGGCCGCGCTCAAGAAGACCGCTTTCGACCGTGGATTCAAGGCCACGCGCTAG
- the corA gene encoding magnesium/cobalt transporter CorA, with protein sequence MFEYLRRRSQSAGRPPGTPMYVGVERSDPVSVEMIAYDKGGATVTQPKVLRECACFEEGPKVTWVNIDGLHDMDVINQAAEVFHIHPLVTEDIVHTGQRPKMEELGDSVFVILKMLTYNEKDRRIEDEQVSFILGRHSLLTFQEKPGGDVFDEVRKRILGQKGRVCGLGPDYLMYALMDVIVDNYFVVLERMGEEIEDIEEKLLNAPRPEHLEALHALRREALYLRKYIFPLREVVAKLEKGGNDLIADNTIFYLRDLYDHTIQVMDTVETFRDMLGGMVELYLSNISLKMNEIMKVLTMFSSLFIPLTFLAGLYGMNFKHMPELDLEWGYYGVLGVMGVTAVSMLFFFRRKGWIGGR encoded by the coding sequence ATGTTCGAATACCTCCGCCGCAGAAGCCAGTCAGCCGGGCGCCCGCCCGGGACCCCCATGTACGTGGGCGTAGAACGCAGCGATCCCGTCAGCGTGGAGATGATCGCCTACGACAAGGGCGGGGCCACCGTGACCCAGCCCAAGGTGCTCCGCGAGTGCGCCTGCTTCGAAGAAGGCCCCAAGGTCACCTGGGTCAACATCGACGGCCTGCACGACATGGACGTCATCAACCAGGCCGCCGAGGTCTTCCACATCCATCCTCTGGTGACCGAGGACATCGTCCACACCGGCCAGCGCCCCAAGATGGAGGAACTGGGCGACTCGGTCTTCGTCATCCTCAAGATGCTCACCTACAACGAGAAGGATCGCCGGATCGAGGACGAGCAGGTGAGTTTCATCCTGGGGCGCCACTCCCTGCTCACCTTCCAGGAGAAGCCCGGCGGCGACGTGTTCGACGAGGTGCGCAAGCGCATCCTGGGCCAGAAGGGGCGGGTGTGCGGGCTCGGGCCGGACTACCTCATGTACGCCCTCATGGACGTCATCGTGGACAACTATTTCGTGGTGCTGGAGCGCATGGGCGAGGAGATCGAGGACATCGAGGAGAAGCTCCTGAACGCGCCGCGCCCGGAGCACCTGGAGGCCCTGCACGCGCTGCGGCGCGAGGCCCTGTACCTGCGCAAGTACATCTTCCCCCTGCGCGAGGTGGTGGCCAAGCTGGAGAAGGGCGGCAACGACCTCATCGCCGACAACACCATCTTCTACCTGCGCGACCTCTACGACCACACCATCCAGGTCATGGACACTGTGGAGACCTTCCGGGACATGCTGGGAGGCATGGTGGAGCTCTACCTCTCCAACATCAGCCTCAAGATGAACGAGATCATGAAGGTGCTGACCATGTTCTCCAGCCTCTTCATACCCCTGACCTTCCTGGCCGGGCTCTACGGCATGAACTTCAAGCACATGCCCGAGCTGGACCTGGAGTGGGGATATTACGGTGTGCTCGGGGTGATGGGCGTGACGGCCGTGAGCATGCTGTTCTTCTTCAGGCGCAAGGGGTGGATCGGCGGGCGTTAG
- a CDS encoding heavy metal translocating P-type ATPase, which yields MEKLTMPVKGMHCASCSSRIERTVGKMEGVESVAVNLAAETMDVSFDPSIVTLDGITARVAELGFTAVPPAPAGIVRLAIGGMHCASCSRRIETVVGGMEGVAAMRVNLATETGELELAPGGPALDVVIGRIAGLGFTASPLAGDDESLFEAQQRDAAERLEMRRKALGPQLTLGGLVLLIAMGPMLGLPLPAFLSPDTSPAVYALTQLALTLPLLWLGRRFYLDGVPALLRGGPNMDSLIALGTGAAFLASLWTTLEIVLGHGAAHNAHGLYYESAAVIIALISLGKYFEARSKSQTTEAVKSLLSLAPDTATLVGPDGAKSVAVKLVRPGDMLLVRPGERVPVDGVVVEGASEVDESMLTGESVPVAKNPGDPLASGTLNALGALTMRAERVGADTVLARIIRLVRDAQGSKAPIASLADRVSLYFVPVVMALAVLAALAWLWAGEGWGFALRIFVSVMVIACPCAMGLATPTSIMVGTGRGARLGVLIKSGRALETASAVNAVVLDKTGTLTLGKPLLTDVLPAPGADSSRLLASAAAVEALSAHPLGQAVVQGASARGLALPGASDASAVPGQGVSGMVSDAGLGQRVLVGRSSWLAAEGTAVPPELEAQGAELSAAGKTPLFVAEGARMLGVLAVADAVRPEAAQVVGELGLMGVRVVMLTGDNPRTARAVADQAGVTEVLAEVPPEGKAEKVRALKDEGLTVAMVGDGINDAPALAVADVGISMGTGIDVAIEAGDVVLMRGDLRGVLTAIRLSKATVRNIKENLFWAFAYNVLGIPVAAGVLHAFGGPTLSPMIAGAAMAMSSVSVVSNALRLRFFKG from the coding sequence ATGGAAAAGCTGACCATGCCCGTCAAAGGCATGCACTGCGCCTCGTGTTCGAGCCGCATCGAAAGGACCGTGGGCAAGATGGAGGGCGTGGAGTCCGTAGCCGTAAACCTGGCCGCCGAGACCATGGACGTGAGCTTCGACCCCTCCATCGTCACGCTCGACGGCATCACGGCCCGCGTGGCGGAACTCGGCTTTACGGCCGTTCCCCCGGCCCCCGCAGGGATCGTGCGCCTGGCCATCGGTGGCATGCACTGCGCCTCCTGCTCGCGGCGCATCGAGACGGTGGTGGGAGGCATGGAGGGCGTGGCGGCCATGCGCGTCAACCTGGCCACCGAGACCGGCGAGCTGGAGCTGGCCCCCGGCGGTCCTGCCCTGGATGTGGTCATCGGGCGCATCGCGGGCCTCGGGTTCACCGCATCCCCCCTGGCCGGGGACGACGAATCCCTGTTCGAGGCCCAGCAGCGCGACGCCGCCGAGCGGTTGGAAATGCGTCGCAAGGCCCTGGGACCGCAGCTGACGCTGGGCGGGTTGGTTCTCCTGATCGCCATGGGGCCCATGCTCGGGCTGCCCCTGCCCGCGTTCCTCTCGCCGGACACCTCGCCCGCCGTCTATGCGCTCACGCAGCTGGCGCTCACCCTGCCGCTCCTGTGGCTGGGGAGGCGCTTCTACCTGGACGGCGTGCCCGCGCTCCTGCGCGGCGGGCCCAATATGGATTCGCTCATCGCCCTGGGTACGGGCGCGGCCTTCCTGGCCTCGCTCTGGACCACCCTGGAGATCGTCCTGGGCCATGGGGCCGCGCACAACGCCCATGGGCTCTACTACGAGTCCGCCGCGGTCATCATCGCGCTCATCTCCCTGGGCAAGTACTTCGAGGCCCGCTCCAAGTCCCAGACCACCGAGGCCGTGAAGTCGCTCTTGTCGCTTGCCCCGGACACGGCCACGCTGGTCGGGCCGGATGGCGCGAAGAGCGTGGCGGTCAAGCTGGTGCGTCCGGGCGACATGCTCCTGGTGCGCCCCGGCGAGCGCGTGCCCGTGGACGGAGTGGTGGTGGAGGGGGCTTCCGAGGTGGACGAGTCCATGCTCACGGGCGAGTCTGTTCCCGTGGCCAAGAACCCCGGCGATCCGCTGGCCTCCGGCACGCTCAACGCCCTGGGGGCGCTGACCATGCGCGCCGAGCGCGTGGGCGCGGACACGGTGCTGGCCCGCATCATCCGCCTCGTGCGCGACGCTCAGGGCTCAAAGGCCCCCATAGCAAGCCTGGCGGACCGGGTGAGTCTCTATTTCGTGCCCGTGGTCATGGCCCTGGCCGTGCTTGCGGCGCTCGCCTGGCTGTGGGCCGGGGAGGGCTGGGGCTTTGCGCTTCGCATCTTCGTCTCGGTAATGGTCATCGCCTGCCCCTGCGCCATGGGGTTGGCCACGCCCACGTCCATCATGGTGGGCACCGGGCGCGGGGCCAGGCTCGGCGTGCTCATCAAAAGCGGGCGCGCCCTGGAGACGGCCAGCGCCGTGAACGCCGTGGTCCTGGACAAGACCGGAACGCTCACGCTGGGCAAGCCCTTGCTTACGGACGTGCTCCCGGCTCCCGGCGCGGACTCCTCGCGCCTGCTTGCCAGCGCCGCCGCAGTGGAGGCCCTGTCGGCCCATCCGCTGGGGCAGGCCGTGGTGCAGGGCGCGTCGGCGCGGGGTCTTGCATTGCCTGGCGCCTCGGATGCCTCGGCCGTGCCCGGCCAGGGCGTGTCAGGAATGGTGTCGGACGCGGGGTTGGGCCAGCGCGTGCTGGTGGGGCGCTCGAGCTGGCTGGCCGCCGAGGGAACCGCTGTCCCGCCTGAGCTGGAAGCGCAGGGCGCGGAGCTTTCCGCCGCCGGCAAGACGCCGCTCTTCGTGGCCGAGGGAGCGCGCATGCTTGGCGTGCTGGCCGTGGCCGACGCGGTGCGCCCGGAAGCTGCCCAGGTGGTGGGCGAGCTCGGCCTCATGGGCGTTCGCGTGGTGATGCTCACGGGCGACAACCCGCGCACGGCCCGGGCCGTGGCCGATCAGGCGGGCGTGACCGAGGTGCTGGCCGAGGTTCCCCCCGAGGGCAAGGCCGAGAAGGTCCGCGCCCTCAAGGATGAGGGACTGACGGTGGCCATGGTGGGCGACGGCATCAACGACGCGCCGGCCCTGGCCGTGGCCGACGTGGGCATCTCCATGGGAACGGGCATCGACGTGGCCATCGAGGCCGGGGACGTCGTGCTCATGCGCGGCGACCTGCGCGGCGTGCTCACGGCGATCAGGCTTTCCAAGGCCACGGTGCGCAACATCAAGGAGAACCTGTTCTGGGCCTTCGCCTACAACGTGCTGGGCATTCCGGTCGCGGCCGGGGTGCTGCACGCCTTCGGCGGCCCCACGCTTTCGCCCATGATCGCGGGCGCGGCCATGGCCATGAGTTCGGTCTCCGTGGTGTCGAACGCCTTGCGGTTGCGTTTCTTCAAGGGATAG
- a CDS encoding AI-2E family transporter has translation MSSVHARPTSYDVAAWILAGFGLLLVFPLHLFSALMAGLLVCELVHLAAPLLNVARISHRRAKMVVVGLLAAVIVSVLAALIWKAAVFFQSEEASLQALLKKMAEILDNVRAKVPAWALDSLPENVEDINLGVASMLREHAATMQEAGKGIGLTLAHVVVGMALGAIVSLTAETTREGGYGPLSAALVERVRRVGDAFRSIVFAQVRISAVNTLLTFLYLIVVLPALGVHLPLVKTMVAITFVAGLLPVVGNLISNTVIVVVSLSYSFSMALWSLAFLVVIHKLEYFLNARIVGGHINARTWELLLAMVVMESAFGLAGLVAAPIYYAYVKRELSDRGLV, from the coding sequence ATGAGCTCAGTCCACGCGAGGCCCACGTCTTACGACGTCGCGGCCTGGATTCTGGCCGGCTTCGGGCTTCTGCTGGTCTTTCCGCTTCATCTGTTCTCGGCCCTGATGGCGGGGCTGCTCGTTTGCGAGCTCGTCCATCTGGCCGCGCCGCTTCTCAACGTCGCCAGGATCAGCCACCGCCGGGCCAAAATGGTGGTGGTCGGGCTTCTCGCGGCGGTGATCGTCTCGGTATTGGCCGCCCTGATCTGGAAGGCGGCCGTGTTCTTCCAAAGCGAAGAGGCGAGCCTGCAGGCCCTGCTCAAGAAGATGGCGGAGATTCTCGACAACGTTCGCGCCAAGGTGCCTGCCTGGGCGCTGGACAGCCTTCCGGAGAACGTCGAGGACATCAACCTGGGCGTAGCGTCGATGCTGCGGGAACACGCCGCCACCATGCAGGAGGCGGGAAAGGGGATCGGGCTGACCCTGGCCCACGTGGTCGTGGGAATGGCCCTGGGAGCCATCGTCTCGCTGACCGCCGAGACGACGCGGGAAGGCGGGTACGGCCCCCTGTCCGCCGCCCTGGTGGAGCGCGTCAGGCGCGTGGGCGACGCCTTCCGCTCCATCGTCTTCGCCCAGGTCCGCATTTCGGCGGTGAATACGCTGCTGACCTTTCTCTATCTCATCGTGGTCCTGCCCGCGCTGGGAGTCCACCTGCCCCTGGTCAAGACCATGGTGGCCATAACCTTCGTGGCGGGCCTTTTGCCGGTGGTGGGCAACCTGATCTCCAACACGGTCATCGTGGTGGTGAGCCTGAGTTATTCCTTCTCCATGGCGCTGTGGTCCCTGGCCTTTCTGGTGGTGATCCACAAGCTGGAGTATTTCCTCAATGCCCGCATCGTGGGTGGGCACATCAACGCCAGGACCTGGGAGCTCCTGCTGGCCATGGTGGTCATGGAGTCGGCCTTCGGGCTGGCCGGGCTGGTGGCCGCGCCGATCTACTACGCCTACGTGAAGCGGGAACTCAGCGATCGGGGGCTTGTCTAG
- a CDS encoding cupin domain-containing protein, whose protein sequence is MKALDLKKAVSGIDALWSPRVAAKINDTFVKLARIQGDFVWHAHEHEDEMFVVLKGRLCIKLRDGDVWLEEGQALAIPRGVEHCPHAPEEVHIMLIEPATTVNTGDATGDERTQGETLYLEG, encoded by the coding sequence GTGAAAGCACTCGACCTGAAAAAAGCCGTCTCCGGCATCGACGCCCTGTGGTCGCCGCGCGTGGCGGCCAAAATCAACGACACCTTCGTGAAGCTCGCCCGCATCCAGGGCGACTTCGTCTGGCACGCCCACGAGCACGAGGATGAGATGTTCGTGGTCCTCAAGGGCCGCCTGTGCATCAAGTTGCGCGACGGCGACGTGTGGCTGGAGGAAGGCCAGGCCCTGGCCATCCCGCGCGGCGTGGAGCACTGCCCCCACGCGCCCGAAGAGGTCCACATCATGCTCATCGAACCGGCCACCACCGTGAACACCGGCGACGCCACCGGAGACGAAAGGACGCAGGGCGAAACGCTTTACCTGGAAGGGTAA
- a CDS encoding nitroreductase family protein has product MKDNPVLAAMRERRSIRRYTQEPVTLQEIEAILEAGRWAPSGLNNQPWRFLVVRAGDPRQEILAGKTKYAHIVSRARALFCVFLDREAGYNRSKDLQGVGACLQNMLLAAHAQGLGAVWLGEIINQEPEVTRALGLDQSRLELMAVLAVGRPDQAGSSDRKPLGELLLEPVARKEQA; this is encoded by the coding sequence ATGAAGGACAATCCAGTACTCGCGGCCATGCGCGAGCGCCGCAGCATCCGCCGCTACACGCAGGAGCCGGTCACGCTTCAGGAAATCGAGGCCATCCTCGAGGCCGGGCGCTGGGCCCCCAGCGGGCTCAACAACCAGCCCTGGCGGTTCCTGGTGGTGCGCGCGGGCGATCCCCGCCAGGAGATCCTGGCCGGCAAGACCAAGTACGCCCACATCGTGAGCCGGGCTCGCGCGCTTTTCTGCGTCTTCCTGGACCGCGAGGCGGGCTACAACCGCTCCAAGGACCTCCAGGGAGTGGGGGCCTGCCTGCAGAACATGCTGCTGGCGGCCCACGCGCAGGGGCTTGGCGCCGTATGGCTGGGCGAGATCATCAACCAGGAACCGGAAGTGACCAGGGCGCTCGGACTCGACCAGTCCCGCCTGGAGCTCATGGCCGTGCTGGCCGTGGGCAGGCCCGACCAGGCCGGGTCGTCGGACCGCAAACCGCTGGGCGAGCTCCTCCTGGAGCCGGTGGCGCGCAAGGAGCAGGCATGA
- a CDS encoding MBL fold metallo-hydrolase, translating to MRVETFALGPLETNSYLAIEGRNAVAVDAGGDPAPMLRHIAKHGLTLTHVLLTHLHFDHTYGAQALHEATGAPVLAGSGDAYLMDSELGQGGFMGLPRIKPFTYTAIEPGDFEVLGQPCTALFTPGHTAGSLSYYFPQSGVVFAGDVLFFRNIGRTDFPGGSMETLLDSVKTQIFSLPRETVVYSGHGPETSVGEEILHNPYFSDFAR from the coding sequence ATGAGGGTCGAGACGTTCGCATTGGGGCCGCTTGAGACCAACAGCTATCTGGCCATCGAGGGCCGGAACGCCGTGGCCGTGGACGCGGGGGGCGACCCCGCTCCCATGCTCCGCCACATCGCCAAGCACGGCCTGACCCTGACCCACGTGCTGCTCACGCACTTGCATTTCGACCACACCTATGGGGCCCAGGCCCTGCACGAGGCCACGGGAGCGCCCGTGCTGGCCGGGTCCGGGGACGCCTACCTGATGGATTCGGAGCTGGGCCAGGGCGGCTTCATGGGGCTGCCGCGCATCAAGCCGTTCACGTACACGGCCATCGAGCCCGGCGACTTCGAGGTGCTCGGCCAGCCGTGCACGGCCCTGTTCACGCCCGGGCACACCGCGGGCAGCCTGTCCTACTATTTCCCCCAGAGCGGCGTGGTCTTCGCCGGGGATGTGCTGTTCTTCCGCAACATCGGGCGCACGGACTTCCCGGGCGGGAGCATGGAGACGCTGCTGGACTCGGTGAAGACGCAGATTTTCAGCCTGCCGCGCGAGACCGTGGTCTATTCGGGCCACGGCCCCGAGACCAGCGTGGGGGAGGAGATCCTGCACAACCCGTATTTCTCGGACTTCGCGCGCTAG
- a CDS encoding sirohydrochlorin cobaltochelatase — protein MTNPDTVLILAAHGSSHPGARTALEGFAARVRSAAQASRVLLAYTAVSRTGGHHPSRYPGCGLEDVLAGLGGEGPLDLRVQSLHVIAGDEFDRMCETLAAFSTARGAGLAVSGPLLSGPGDAPGVARALLESFGTAEKSSAAGGSAPQACVLMGHGTTHDAQELYRILARELNGACARTRLGVLEAADPDDPLSIHAIARDLAASGVRAARLIPFLTVAGRHAHKDLAGDQPGSWKSVLLRHGITSMPDLAGLVEREAFARLWLERACASEG, from the coding sequence ATGACCAACCCGGACACCGTCCTCATCCTGGCCGCTCACGGCTCCTCGCATCCCGGCGCGCGCACGGCGCTGGAGGGCTTCGCGGCGCGGGTGCGTTCGGCCGCGCAGGCCTCGCGGGTGCTGCTGGCGTACACGGCGGTCAGCCGGACCGGCGGGCATCATCCGTCGCGCTACCCGGGCTGCGGCCTGGAGGACGTTCTGGCGGGGCTTGGCGGGGAGGGTCCGCTCGATTTGCGGGTACAGTCGCTGCACGTCATCGCGGGCGACGAGTTCGACAGGATGTGCGAGACGCTCGCGGCGTTCTCCACGGCGCGCGGGGCGGGGCTTGCCGTCTCGGGGCCGCTTCTTTCCGGCCCGGGGGACGCGCCCGGCGTGGCCCGGGCGCTGTTGGAAAGCTTCGGGACGGCCGAGAAATCCAGCGCGGCCGGAGGCTCCGCGCCCCAGGCCTGCGTGCTCATGGGGCACGGCACCACCCACGACGCCCAGGAACTCTACCGGATTCTCGCGCGGGAACTGAACGGCGCGTGCGCGCGGACCAGGCTCGGGGTTCTGGAGGCTGCCGACCCGGACGATCCCCTGTCCATACACGCCATCGCCAGGGACCTGGCGGCCTCGGGCGTGCGCGCGGCCCGGCTCATCCCCTTCCTCACCGTGGCCGGACGCCACGCCCACAAGGATCTGGCCGGGGATCAGCCCGGTTCGTGGAAGTCAGTGCTCCTGCGGCACGGGATCACAAGTATGCCCGACCTCGCCGGGCTCGTGGAGCGCGAGGCGTTCGCGCGGCTATGGCTTGAGCGGGCTTGCGCGTCCGAAGGCTAA